The Gossypium hirsutum isolate 1008001.06 chromosome D02, Gossypium_hirsutum_v2.1, whole genome shotgun sequence region TTGAAAATGTAACTTCATGCATGGGCCTGCATCAGCACCAAAGAATGTAAATTTCACCATCCAAATGGATAGAAAGTATATATAAAGCTTCACCAAAAATGACAGAAGCATCGGTATGAGAATGGTAAAGCAGGAAGATGAAAACTAAATATGATGACATAAACTTGCAAAAACACACCTAAAACTGAAGTCAACTAAAGATGGTGGTGAAGCATTGCTCTGAGGTAAGAAAGTTGAACTTTGACAGGACCTTATCAGTTAATGCACTCCTAAATAATTTAAAGATCCAATACATAATATTCAAAAAGTATATGATGATCAAGTCCAAAAAAACCAAACTACCACTAACTTAACCAAAATTTTTGTATAAACAATCAGCCCTCACCTAAGGACATGCTAAGGcataaataaatagttaaatacCGGGAAAGATGTGAACTGTCAAGTAAAGAACTATCTCCATCTTGATCCTTAGACTTATTTGCTTCAAGTGCAAGGGCTTCAAGATTAGGCGATGAGCCAAAGGCAGGTGGTGGATGTATGCTGACAATTGAAAAGCCAGCTAGAATTGTCAGCATCATTAACAATACAGTTAATGTCCAAAgtgaaaataaaagcaaacttCTGTCTGTTAGAGTATTTTGAAGAATTTTGAGCAGACTCCTCGCACAGGGGGTTTGAAAGAGTGGAATCAGTTCCATCAGATGTAGATTGGACCTACACAAGTAGGCAACCATCATGAGACATTTGACTATAAACAAAGTACAGTACATTTAAGAACAATCAAGAGCTGGAACCAATAGATTATGACATTTAGATGACACGTTATTTCAAATTTAGAACTTGAATGTTTAGAAGAAACCAGCAAGATGCTCGCATGAATATATCCAGAGATTGCATGGTTATGGTTTACATAGtaagaaaaaaagaagggaaaatgtGTTTGGAAATCATAAAAGTTAAACTGCTAACTGTGTTGACTATGCACATTATACCAAATAAAACATTTTACAATCCGTTAGCTTCATAACTTCATTCATACTTTTAgccccatttatttatttattaattgaaaaaatgTCAGAAAAAAATGTACATTTCCTGCTACTCATACTTACATTATTTAGCTTTTCCTTGGAGTGtggaaagaaaatttttttaattgcagaaaaccaacttcccttCTTTCCCATACTGCCAGCATTACCATGTCAGCCAAAGCATGGGATGAAATAGAAAAACCAAATATCAGCAGCCCCAAACTGTGTATTATCAAAATGTATATACTTCTATCTGCAGACATAAAAGTATGCATAAATAACAGATTCGAGAATTCAAGTTCTCGACCATGAAATCAGATGAAACTGCCTAGAATCAAGACATGTAACACGATAACAAGAAATTAGCTTGATTATAGAGAAGAGAAAGGTCAACAAGAAAATCCCAGGAACTCAAAATTCATAGTTACATACCATTAACAGGCTAGAAGCTCTATTTAAGGTTATATCCACTACCAGCAATGAATCAAACAAATTCAAAATCGAAAATTTCTTTACGAACAAAGGGTATATAGAAGAAACAGGGGAATCTTCATAACCGAACCGGCTTCCATGTTagttaaacaaacaaaaaaacacaACCTCTAGTTTCTCACTTAACACCATTAAATAAAGGTTCCAAGCTAAGATGAAAACTAATGTATCAGTCCAAATTGCAGAAAATAAATACAGGCAGAAAAAGTCTgaaattttgttttgttaaaGATCATAAAAGATATATTTGtcattcttttatatatataataaaaaagataatatatGAATCCTTGACAATTAGCATAAACTTCCTTAAAGGACTTTTCCAGAAGAAACTTCTCCCAGCAGAACAAAGAAAAAAACGACAAAATAGTATAGAATTTTCCACTTTTTTCCCTAAAATCCATGATTTTGAGGGCAAAAATTAAACACcagcaaaaaaaaataaaaatcttagcagtttaaaggttaaaagaaaacaattttCCAAGAAAATATCTGACACATAGAGAAAAGAGATCCAAAGACAGGTTAATACTTACAAAGAAACAAccttgtaaaaaaatttaaaaaaaaaagctcacTTTTTGAGAATTATAGTTATCTACCCTTTCCTGACCCCTTCCCCAAGAAAATAATAAACACACatccagaaaaaaaaaagaaaagaaagaaagattgcCTTCATCATGAACAACATAATTCACagaaacccaaaaccttaaactaACAAATATActaaccccccccccaaaaaaaaaaattgaaagagatcGTACATATATCATGTAAGTACCTTAAATGGAGAGCTTCTAAAATCCCAAATTCTGCAAGCAAACCCTTCAAAAAGCTGAGTTATAAGAAGCTAGAGAAAATAAAGGTAACAAGCACTAAGAGATGCTCACATTCAAGGATAACACCAGGATTCCTTcgagagaaaaataaagagttaAAGATGGAAGGGCATATAACGTACTTGGATGACAAAAATTGTTCAAATAAAGCTCGTACGAGGTCAAGACCCTGTCTAACACGATGCAGATCAGGCGAAGGGCTTCTCTGTTTTTTCACTGTCCCATTACCTACATCTGCATCAACTATATTTTCTAAAGTGGCAAACCTCTTTGATGCTTCCACAAGATTACCTACCTGATTTAAACCATCCGTCCAT contains the following coding sequences:
- the LOC107908436 gene encoding uncharacterized protein isoform X2, producing MSNLHLMELIPLFQTPCARSLLKILQNTLTDRSLLLFSLWTLTVLLMMLTILAGFSIVSIHPPPAFGSSPNLEALALEANKSKDQDGDSSLLDSSHLSRFDCGMFMLKYINFYSRGLSLCFEQEHMPYALFSFKDRQGNSKTES
- the LOC107908436 gene encoding accelerated cell death 11 isoform X1, with product MEYVAKVGNLVEASKRFATLENIVDADVGNGTVKKQRSPSPDLHRVRQGLDLVRALFEQFLSSNMGKKGSWFSAIKKIFFPHSKEKLNNVQSTSDGTDSTLSNPLCEESAQNSSKYSNRQKFAFIFTLDINCIVNDADNSSWLFNCQHTSTTCLWLIA